Proteins encoded within one genomic window of Thunnus albacares chromosome 13, fThuAlb1.1, whole genome shotgun sequence:
- the LOC122995127 gene encoding dachshund homolog 2-like: MTDGSRLLPHGLLSPALLSQTGLTAAAMAEAMKLQKMRMMMGFHGNSDQHRQHNGTESGNDDTGGSEASSSVVASLAGSTSLHINTLQQHSTLLANRLSELPFMVTPHPLLPVGLPPASVAMAMNQMSQLSSLANMAAMSQLPTDESKESPAGSPSPCPSPSDDEFHPQEPTSQSPSRASSSSSSSPPRAHTLDLDDSLMPLPLLKPAYEKLPLTSSPLSTPANPAFTPFLLAEGLSSMETLLTNIQGLLKVAVESARSQDKNNQQERKELKLELERERDARQTLQRQLSSELQTRVSIQRRLKKEKKAKRKLQEALDFESRRREQVERAIKHSDSDAATPESELENRQQENSAENRTFTKPPILF, encoded by the exons GTCTGACGGCAGCGGCGATGGCCGAGGCGATGAAGCTACagaagatgaggatgatgatgggtttccatggcaacagtgATCAGCATCGGCAGCACAACGGCACTGAGTCAGGGAATGATGACACGG GAGGCAGTGAAGCGTCCTCCTCGGTCGTAGCATCTCTTGCTGGCTCAACGTCGCTCCATATCAACACTCTGCAGCAACACAGCACCCTATTGGCCAACC GTCTGTCAGAGCTTCCTTTTATGGTCACGCCGCACCCCCTGCTCCCTGTGGGCCTGCCTCCCGCCagcgttgccatggcaatgaACCAGATGAGTCAGCTAAGCAGTTTGGCAAACATGGCCGCCATGTCGCAGCTTCCAACAGATGAGAGCAAG GAGTCTCCTGCAGGAAGTCCCTCCCCTTGCCCCTCTCCCAGCGATGACGAGTTCCATCCCCAGGAACCAACCAGCCAATCACCTTCCAGggcatcttcatcatcatcttcatcacctcctcgagcacacacactggacctcg ATGACAGCTTGAtgcccctccccctcctcaaACCAGCTTATGAGAAGTTGCCGCTCACCTCTTCGCCGCTGTCAACTCCTGCAAACCCCGCCTTCACTCCCTTCTTATTGGCTGAGGGACTGTCATCCATGGAGACGCTGCTGACCAACATACAG GGTCTCCTGAAGGTGGCGGTAGAAAGCGCTCGTTCTCAGGACAAAAACAACcagcaggagagaaaagagTTAAAAttggagctggagagagagagagatgcccGACAGACGCTGCAGAGACAGCTGAGCTCCGAGCTGCAGACCAGAG tgtCGATACAGCGGCGgctgaagaaggagaagaaggcgAAGAGGAAGCTGCAGGAGGCGCTGGACTTTGAGTCAAGGAGAAGGGAGCAGGTGGAGCGAGCAATCAAACACTCTGACTCAG ATGCAGCGACTCCTGAGAGCGAGCTGGAGAACAGACAGCAGGAAAACTCTGCAG AAAACCGGACGTTCACCAAACCACCGATCCTCttctga